Proteins encoded together in one Porites lutea chromosome 2, jaPorLute2.1, whole genome shotgun sequence window:
- the LOC140926364 gene encoding uncharacterized protein, whose translation MTYSTMEIVHETQSINLSDIYMTATVSSETNYTSSVLGSENSASISATPPLPSNCYRVCVCNHSTVYYSTSMDYNMSESSSYGINMTQSYNMTQSHSMSHNYNMSTLSVNLTSSDVNMNPTPSSVNMSYTASVNATTANYSSSVWPTPSSSVSEPFVCSNQSCWWEVECRTYAPRIASTISYGINPSPSLVLESSSSAITTEPPCKDEFDCNGDCGGGAYLDCEVCIEGNTGVSSLRDCNGICNGTAQNATCGVCLMPGAVNPALDCNNDCLGTATEDECRVCTGGSTGLMANYLKDACGVCNGTNTTCVGCDGVPHSGKEFDACRVCDGDGSTCTDIMKTEPKTISSCHPNVLVFGAGLNTGNHTLCVLYNDTSGEMVVNTTATSKNLTHAQCEFQPWADYIPGRYNLSVVITQSGQADVKTNTSLQIYYYNCTDLSLTGVVPNEVLLDELPRYVNLEGSGFFDWEETVCYFGPHVTTDVVFVDTSHLHCKISSVDDSTQLELSLSMDGGLKQVGQINFTVYDSAPNVTAARFSDTADEIEVYFDKEVEFAVQETCDNFLESATVSKLGQDPICYVPTTLELVISLGIGANITVGDSLKFKSNVFKALGQSFGRFLNGSFLIAPPSIPLIPVAKVTGPDTISSCGNLTLSGFQSFGGGGRQMNFNWSLVSPTSGADATDINNILNALSPNDDRIHIPGTILTADKTYEFSLGVANFLDPASFQTVRHSVVKAAEPVPELTLSSSVDLDQTPAVIYVSEDLYIKAQAVVAPCANDTKINFLWTVTCSDATAQRNVEGSSSFQFTKEKATVSITKGVLTADVTCTFNLTGSMNYNPSIKSSIAVDIKALPTPLESAISGGDRQIGRSSGAIQFDVLTIDVDGSSLNLTCNWQCAVQDGGFCYSEINRGNLIFSDLSGCRIDVQSNHFRAGETYTIRRIQRIALSTCQTTWASISFPFSVDASKGSRTASASISLTVVEGNPPLVWMGSGAPSIKVSETQKVVLNGFYNTNVQPTKVEWSCKRQQGFAYLDLSGFTFSQEYFAGKESYALLIIPGGVLKKGSKYKFQLTVNDGSQNGTASMVVEVRKGPASGSLTVNKNNVEALFEEITISAPRWTVEADAKPLRYSFGEIVDNVCEVWEPPSDTPEWTGVLPAGNDANSILTLCLIVEDKFESFTVKTINITSNPPNAAALSSDALDGLFQNDVQGQLQSGNADKALSLVIIISATVQDSNETTGGSVLSLRSAVYKALIFTIRLKLIVSDELKRNVSQKTQNFVYEFVSTSIVVKGNAGPLLRALVNTDAAAAENSTNMAGTLVKILDGLGDQSLNDNQANNTMGWIGYLVGDSLDDNDEEFQTNIVTALNELGDNLAVDLVLGDQPREVSDERVGVVSVQVTSLQAELPISSKPGAPTLDPGESLKEFSAPRRCGDGKTCSGVLVKLVHYKHNLITPDASKQDSQVEIISSLVINFVLSDPNTKVKLTISGLANPLQLKFSVGDPPAGKQAACKYFNETLRIWMSNGLEAVGPVNGTLTCKSTHATVFAPSNDIKNASNATTTLPPPTTVEAPETKAEKDHTGAIVGGVLGGLAFIVLVVLGIWWCSKKKAKNTGRISPESPPLNQASDC comes from the exons ATGACGTATTCAACTATGGAGATTGTGCACGAAACACAGTCCATCAATTTGAGTGACATCTACATGACTGCGACTGTAAGCAGTGAAACAAACTATACGTCCTCAGTTCTTGGCAGTGAAAACTCTGCATCGATCTCCGCCACACCTCCTCTTCCATCCAATTGCTACCGCGTATGTGTGTGTAACCATTCCACAG TGTATTATTCGACATCGATGGATTACAACATGTCAGAAAGCTCTTCTTATGGAATCAACATGACACAGAGCTATAATATGACGCAGAGCCATAGTATGTCCCACAACTACAACATGTCCACTCTGTCAGTCAATTTGACTTCATCTGACGTAAATATGAACCCAACACCTTCAAGCGTGAATATGTCGTACACAGCAAGTGTCAATGCCACAACAGCAAACTATAGCTCTTCCGTCTGGCCGACACCAAGTTCGTCTGTTTCCGAGCCTTTTGTTTGTTCGAATCAATCGTGCTGGTGGGAAGTTGAATGCAGGACGT ATGCTCCTCGTATAGCTTCAACGATTTCATACGGCATCAATCCTTCCCCTTCGTTAGTCCTAGAATCTTCTTCATCAGCCATAACAACAGAACCTCCATGTAAGGATGAATTCGATTGCAACG GTGACTGCGGTGGAGGAGCATATCTGGATTGCGAGGTCTGCATTGAG GGTAATACAGGTGTTTCTTCATTACGAGACTGCAACGGCATCTGTAATGGGACCGCTCAAAATGCCACATGTGGAGTCTGCCTCATGCCAGGGGCTGTGAACCCTGCCTTGGATTGTAACAACGACTGTCTCGGAACCGCAACTGAAGATGAATGCCGTGTTTGCACAGGGGGAAGTACCGGTCTAATGGCTAACTACCTAAAGGATGCCTGTG GTGTATGCAATGGAACTAATACGACGTGCGTGGGGTGTGATGGCGTACCACACAGTGGTAAGGAATTCGATGCATGCCGTGTGTGCGATGGCGATGGCTCAACTTGCACCGACATCATGAAAACTGAACCGAAAACCATCTCAAGCTGCCATCCTAATGTTTTGGTATTTGGTGCTGGTCTTAATACTGGAAATCACACATTATGTGTGTTATACAACGACACTAGCGGAGAAATGGTCGTCAACACAACAG CAACTTCAAAAAATCTCACGCATGCGCAGTGTGAGTTTCAACCCTGGGCGGATTATATTCCTGGCAGATATAACCTATCTGTCGTAATAACACAGAGTGGTCAAGCAGACGTGAAAACCAACACATCTCTTCAGATTTATTACTACAATTGTACAGATCTCTCGCTAACGGGTGTCGTACCAAACGAAGTTCTTCTGGATGAGCTTCCTCGATACGTCAACCTAGAAGGCAGCGGTTTCTTCGACTGGGAAGAGACAGTGTGTTATTTTGGTCCCCACGTGACCACTGATGTGGTCTTTGTAGACACGTCGCACCTTCACTGTAAG ATCTCCTCTGTTGATGATTCCACCCAGTTGGAACTCTCACTGTCGATGGATGGTGGACTGAAACAGGTTGGCCAAATCAATTTCACTGTGTACGACAGCGCGCCTAACGTGACTGCAGCGAGGTTTAGCGATACGGCCGACGAGATTGAGGTTTACTTTGACAAAGAAGTCGAGTTTGCCGTTCAAGAAACCTGCGATAATTTTCTCGAAAGTGCGACTGTTTCTAAGTTAGGACAAGATCCTATTTGCTATGTGCCTACAACGTTAGAATTGGTGATAAGTTTGGGAATTGGTGCGAACATCACGGTCGGCGACAGCTTGAAATTTAAGAGCAACGTCTTCAAAGCTTTGGGTCAAAGCTTCGGACGATTTCTCAATGGTTCGTTTTTAATTGCTCCGCCATCGATTCCATTGATACCCGTGGCTAAGGTGACAG GTCCTGACACGATTTCGTCTTGTGGAAATCTTACTCTTTCTGGTTTCCAGTCTTTTGGAGGTGGTGGTCGCCAAATGAATTTCAATTGGTCCTTGGTATCACCAACTTCAGGAGCTGACGCAACCGATATCAATAACATTCTAAATGCACTTAGTCCAAACGATGATCGCATACACATTCCAGGCACGATATTAACAGCTGACAAGACTTACGAATTTAGTCTTGGTGTGGCTAATTTCCTGGATCCGGCGAGCTTCCAAACTGTCAGGCATTCAGTGGTAAAGGCTGCTGAACCTGTTCCAGAATTGACGCTGAGTTCATCTGTTGATCTTGATCAAACCCCAGCTGTAATTTATGTCTCGGAAGACCTTTACATAAAAGCCCAGGCTGTT GTTGCTCCTTGTGCAAACGACACTAAAATCAACTTCTTGTGGACTGTAACATGCTCTGATGCAACCGCACAACGAAATGTGGAGGGGAGCTCCTCCTTTCAGTTCACTAAAGAAAAGGCCACTGTCAGCATAACTAAAGGTGTATTGACTGCTGACGTCACTTGCACTTTTAACTTGACTGGAAGTATGAACTACAACCCGAGTATCAAGAGTTCAATCGCCGTGGACATCAAAGCACTGCCCACTCCTCTTGAGTCAGCTATAAGTGGAG GTGATCGACAGATTGGCCGTAGCAGCGGGGCAATCCAATTTGATGTTCTCACTATTGACGTAGATGGATCAAGTCTGAATTTAACGTGCAACTGGCAGTGTGCAGTTCAAGATGGCGGATTTTGCTACTCAGAAATAAACAGAGGAAACCTGATATTTTCAGACCTTTCTGGATGTAGAATTGACGTGCAGAGCAATCATTTTAGAGCGGGAGAAACCTATACCATCAG ACGTATCCAgaggatagcgttatccacctgtCAAACAACTTGGGCCTCAATTTCCTTCCCCTTTAGTGTTGATGCATCCAAGGGCTCTCGTACTGCCTCAGCATCCATATCGTTGACCGTGGTGGAAGGAAATCCTCCGCTTGTCTGGATGGGATCAGGAGCTCCATCTATCAAAGTTTCAGAAACCCAGAAAGTTGTTCTCAACGGATTTTACAACACTAACGTTCAGCCAACCAAAGTGGAATGGAGCTGCAAAAGACAGCAAG GATTTGCTTATTTAGATTTGAGTGGCTTTACGTTTTCCCAAGAGTACTTTGCTGGCAAAGAATCATACGCGTTGTTGATAATACCCGGGGGTGTTCTTAAAAAGGGGTCAAAGTATAAATTTCAGTTGACAGTAAATGATGGCAGCCAAAATGGTACAGCATCTATGGTGGTGGAAGTCAGAAAAGGCCCAGCGTCAGGATCGTTGActgttaataaaaataatgtggaAGCCCTGTTTGAGGAAATTACGATATCag CTCCCCGATGGACAGTTGAAGCAGACGCTAAACCCCTCCGGTACTCTTTCGGAGAGATAGTAGATAACGTTTGTGAGGTTTGGGAACCTCCGTCGGATACACCCGAATGGACGGGAGTTCTGCCAGCTGGTAATGATGCTAATAGTATCCTTACCCTGTGCTTGATCGTCGAGGATAAGTTTGAGTCATTTACCGTGAAAACGATCAACATCACGTCGAATCCACCGAATGCGGCTGCTCTGTCTTCGGATGCTCTTGATGGCTTATTCCAAAATGATGTCCAGGGCCAGCTGCAAAGCGGCAATGCAGATAAGGCATTGAGTTTAGTAATAATCATTTCAGCCACTGTGCAAGACTCTAATGAGACTACAGGTGGGTC GGTGTTATCTTTAAGGAGTGCAGTGTATAAAGCTCTCATCTTTACAATACGCTTGAAATTAATCGTTTCAGATGAGCTAAAGCGCAACGTCTCTCAAAAGACTCAAAACTTCGTTTATGAATTTGTGAGCACTTCTATCGTTGTTAAAGGCAACGCTGGTCCACTTTTACGGGCGTTAGTTAATACCGATGCTGCGGCAGCTGAAAACAG CACCAACATGGCTGGTACTTTAGTGAAGATTCTAGATGGGCTCGGGGACCAGTCTCTTAATGACAATCAGGCGAACAATACTATGGGCTGGATTGGTTATCTTGTTGGAGATTCACTTGACGACAATGACGAGGAGTTTCAGACC AATATAGTTACCGCTTTAAACGAACTGGGGGACAATTTGGCAGTCGACTTAGTTCTCGGCGATCAACCTAGGGAAGTATCTGATGAGCGGGTTGGAGTGGTCAGTGTACAGGTCACTAGTCTACAAGCTGAGCTTCCAATAAGCAGCAAACCCGGGGCTCCTACACTTGATCCAGGAGAATCGTTGAAGGAGTTTAGTGCCCCAAGGAGGTGTGGGGATGGCAAAACCTGTAGCGGAGTCCTTGTAAAACTGGTACATTACAAGCATAATTTGATTACTCCAGACGCAAGCAAACAGGATAGCCAAGTGGAGATTATTTCATCCTTG GTTATTAATTTTGTATTAAGTGACCCAAATACCAAAGTAAAGCTCACAATCAGCGGTCTGGCCAACCCACTCCAACTGAAATTCTCTGTTGGCGATCCTCCTGCTGGTAAACAGGCTGCATGCAAATACTTTAATGAAACACTCAGGATCTGGATGTCAAACGGTTTGGAAGCAGTAGGACCTGTCAATGGCACTTTAACTTGTAAATCAACCCACGCAACTGTCTTCGCTCCGTCCAACGATATAAAGAACGCAAGTAATGCCACGACTACGTTGCCACCTCCTACTACTGTTGAAG CACCAGAAACGAAAGCAGAGAAGGATCACACAGGCGCCATAGTGGGTGGTGTCCTTGGAGGCTTAGCGTTCATTGTCCTTGTTGTTCTTGGTATTTGGTGGTGCTCTaagaaaaaggccaaaaatacCGGGAGGATATCTCCAGAATCGCCGCCACTAAATCAAGCTTCAGACTGCTAA
- the LOC140926363 gene encoding uncharacterized protein, protein MSHSSSTFDMTPSTLTMSFSGSVSWSYSSSSSVFCPSACLWENRCYQNFTQSTQTGSSSSSSSSSSSSLSAVATLINSNLVSATNSQTTPSSFFATPVMSTTSSSFAVPTTLWTYSSTFTPSVALTPSVTTTASTYLSTPALSESLSTSSVTTSVSPSLSAATLTVFTTQPASITTTTATSSSVSSPTVSSSSPTSFPTIAAISSLSSSQPASTSSSTYSVHTTLSASSLTSTATSSSSPILPIAESTFSLSSSPTLESTPSITLTASTPLSIRPTLSASLSSSSVSTTVSTSLWTFPPTVTPSMTTTLSTFSTIFFPAMSLLTSGPSATSSLSISSAPAVSTPPSISLTKSTSMSSSSTPSVSSPASTFSSTILSTSLLISILTSSTSSSANSAATTLSSSSQTSSPTVATLLSSLSTSSAPAVSTPPPLSLTKSTSMSSSSTPSVSSPASTFSPTILSTSLLISILTSSTSSSANSAATTLSSSSQTSTPTVATLLSSPFLTKTPSPQLSTSNPIASVLSSIQSMTETSFTTSSTALISQPPSITAASTSLSNPFLVKTMSTPLLTTFGNTTISTSSLTITASLLSSPFPLTATNVPSSPSSTTSSSSRSDGINSSPASSPLDSSDSSAAIASSSSE, encoded by the exons ATGAGCCACAGCTCTTCAACTTTCGATATGACGCCATCGACACTTACAATGTCATTTAGCGGCAGCGTTAGTTGGAGTTACTCGAGTTCTTCTTCGGTTTTTTGCCCCAGTGCATGTTTGTGGGAGAACAGGTGTTACCAAA ATTTTACCCAAAGTACACAGACCGggtcatcttcatcatcatcatcatcgtcgtcgtcgtcgctaTCAGCAGTAGCGACTTTGATAAACTCAAATCTCGTTTCAGCTACTAATTCGCAAACAACACCATCATCTTTTTTTGCTACTCCCGTTATGTCGACTACATCCTCGAGTTTTGCTGTTCCAACAACCCTGTGGACTTATTCATCGACCTTTACTCCGAGTGTTGCATTGACTCCGTCCGTAACAACAACTGCTTCAACGTATTTATCAACCCCGGCTTTGTCAGAATCATTATCCACGTCTTCCGTTACAACATCTGTGTCACCATCTTTGTCGGCTGCTACCCTAACTGTGTTTACAACGCAACCTGCATCAATAACAACAACTACGGCGACCTCTTCATCTGTCTCTTCTCCAACTGTGTCATCATCGTCACCGACTTCTTTTCCAACAATTGCAGCAATATCTTCACTGTCCTCAAGTCAACCCGCGTCAACTTCATCGTCAACATATTCCGTTCACACAACATTATCAGCATCTTCGCTGACCTCTACTGCAACGTCATCATCGTCACCTATTCTCCCAATTGCAGAGTCGACATTTTCATTGTCCTCTTCTCCAACTCTGGAGTCCACTCCTTCCATTACACTAACTGCGTCAACACCTTTATCAATCAGGCCAACTTTGTCAGCTTCATTGTCATCGTCTTCCGTTTCAACAACTGTTTCAACATCACTGTGGACCTTTCCCCCGACTGTCACTCCTTCTATGACAACAACTCTGTCGACATTTTCAACTATCTTCTTTCCAGCTATGTCTTTATTGACCTCGGGTCCATCCGCGACATCATCTTTGTCGATTAGTTCTGCCCCAGCTGTTTCGACGCCACCATCTATTTCTCTGACAAAATCTACGTCGATGTCCTCTTCCTCCACTCCAAGTGTCTCCTCACCGGCGTCTACTTTTTCCTCTACAATTTTATCGACGTCTTTATTGATTTCGATTCTAACCtcgtcaacatcatcatcagCTAATTCTGCTGCAACAACTTTGTCATCATCTTCACAGACGTCTTCTCCCACTGTGGCCACGTTATTATCATCTTTGTCGACTAGTTCTGCCCCAGCTGTTTCGACGCCACCACCTCTTTCTCTGACAAAATCTACGTCGATGTCCTCTTCCTCCACTCCAAGTGTCTCCTCACCGGCGTCGACTTTTTCCCCTACAATTTTATCAACGTCTTTATTGATCTCGATTCTAACCtcgtcaacatcatcatcagCTAATTCTGCTGCAACAACTTTGTCATCATCTTCACAGACGTCTACTCCTACTGTGGCCACGTTATTATCGTCTCCGTTCCTCACGAAAACTCCGTCGCCACAATTATCGACCTCTAATCCAATAGCTTCCGTGTTATCATCGATTCAGTCCATGACAGAAACATCTTTCACCACTTCTTCAACGGCGTTGATATCTCAACCGCCCTCTATCACAGCTGCGTCTACATCATTATCGAATCCTTTCCTTGTAAAAACGATGTCAACACCATTGTTGACTACTTTTGGGAATACAACCATATCGACGTCATCATTGACTATTACTGCGTCACTGTTATCGTCTCCATTTCCTTTAACTGCCACGAACGTTCCATCGTCCCCATCATCAACAACTTCGTCATCATCACGTTCTGACGGAATTAATTCATCCCCCGCATCGTCACCGTTAGACTCAAGTGATTCTAGTGCGGCTATAGCATCATCCTCGAGCGAG